attaccATTCCCTGctcttcaattctttttttttaacttttattatggggaatgaaaaaaatcacgTAGCAATACAGAcatattgtatttcttttttacaaCTCAGCACAAGTTACAGCAATTGTACCCACGAATACTGAAGCCAGTCACAGGTAATAAATTCAATCTATTTTACATATTGCTATGAAAACTTGCAAATTGCTGCTAGGCTTTTGAGGTCCTAGATGGCAGTATAGTTCTTAGTGTAATTAGTCAATTTGATCTTCTCTGGGAAGATAATATTAACAGAGAGGTTTTCCCCATTGCTAGATTTCAGAAGAAAGTTCTTTTTCTTGCGTAGGAGATGACTATATTTGGCATTAGCAAGCCACATTtcgcattttgaaaaaaatacaatccCAGTTGTACCCAAGACAACAAGACATGTAAGTAAGCCCAGGACAATGAAACATATCACCTGACTTTTACTGAGCAAGGCGTCTGCATTTTGGATTGTTTCTTTCATTGTTATTTTCAGGACTTGATGTTCTTGATGCACTGATTTGTGATGAGCTTTTGGGGGTGGGTTGTAATTCTGTGTATTTGTCTCTGTATTCACTCCAGAGAGACTTGTGTTTTTGCTGGGATGCTTGCAGGTTGCACCAACAAATTCTGGCTTACAGATGCATTCGTATCCTCCCTGGGGAAGTTCACTGCATGTTCCTCCATTCTCACATGGGCCACTTACGCAGAATATGACGCGGCTGCTACAGAGTTTTCCTGTATAGCCATGGGGGCAAAAACAGCTGAAACCCACACCAATATCTGTACACGTTCCTCCATTTTCACACGGGCTGGATTCACAGTCATCTATATCTATTTCGCAGAAATTGCCAGCAAAACCAGCAGGGCACAGACAGGAAGCGTGCGGTGCAAAACCATTGTCGTCGACGCATGTTCCTCCGTTCTGACAGGGAGAGCTAGAACAGAGAACAAATACATATACACAGAGTTGAATCAAAGTCCGCTGAAAGAAACCATTATGAAACACTTCGTATAATAAAAAGAGCTGGTTTTCTTCAGAAGAGCCAATTCCTAATGCAAATCCAGTGAAGTCAATGAAGTTCAATCAAGAATGAATTTGTTAACAGCTTTGTCAATACAGATTATAATATCTTCTGCTGACCCTTCAGGCAGGATTAATACACCAGTATATAAATCCTACCTGAAGAGTTGTGAAAggaatttaaattatttcaaacaTTTATTCAAATTAAGCTTTCCATTCTTTTCATATGCTTAGAGCTATGTAGCTGAATGACTGTTTAGACAAGACTGAACAAAGACACTAGCAGCGTGGCTTCGTTTTCCACCTCATTATTCATAAAATAATCTATGTATTGTATTGGCAAAGCAAAACACTCTACCATGGCAGCCAGATGTGAAGGTGATTGTTTTTATTCTGCCTCTATAGCTCTCTGTGATACACTGAAAATTTCAAGGTGAACAGATGCTTTTGTGCAAACTGCTATTTGGCCAAAAAAAGTTtgataattataataaataaatataaatgggATGGTGTCAGCCCTAGCAAAGGCAGCTGTAACATGAGTACAGGACCAAAGGAAATCAGGTATTTCTGAAAACCCTTGAAGAACTTAATTATTAGTAGCCTGGTATTCTAAGTGACATAAATTCActgaaagacctttttttttccaacttggCAGTACAACATTGCCTTATGCAGTATAAGGCCAAAAGACTGGCTCTGTTGGCCAAAAAGGGGCCTTGAGTCACAGGTCTACAGATAAAGCTCAAAGCCACTTTCATGGCAGTTTATAATGTAAGAACAAAGTTTTTACTGCTTACATTctaaaaaatgaatttcagaCATGAAAAAGGCAACATAAACCTTGGCGAGGCTCATAGTATACCTGTCAGCAATGGTTCTCCTAATACTTATAAATCCTTAAAGCCACACAGCTTAGTATCAGGACATAGTTGAAAAGATCAAGCTGTTAAGTGTTACATTTTCAGAGGAAAGCCCCACGGTACTGAACATCACAGCTTCATGAACGTTGGCATTTCACATATGCAATGGTCAGTGGCAACTAGCTGTTATGGATTTCCACGGTGGGACTTTGAGTGGATTTAAGAGAACTGTTGCTGCCCAAGTGAGGTGGCTGCAGAAGAGAAATAAGCTGCTGACTACAAATGGTCCCTGGCCACTGGTGGGATAATGGCTGAGCCTTTCAAATGCCCAGTCATTGTACTGGGAGTAGCTATGCTAGAGACTACCCTGAGCATCCTCTGGCTCTATTGGGGACTGAAATACTTGCTGGCCCCTCATCCGAAAAGCCTGAGTATTGTGTAGAGGAGTAGTCTGCCTGTTTGCTACTAACACATAAAACAATCTGCTCTGCCCTCTCATGTAGCCCTTCAGTGCAGCTGTTGGCTGGAAAAAGGCTACTGCAGGAACAAATTGGAAATCTGGAAGCAGTTATCAGAGGGAGCCTGGTGACGATTTGAGGTGATCATGCAACCAAGGAATTTTGCCGTGAGCactgctttaagaaaaataaggaagctGTAGTTGTCATATGGTCCTTGAGTAACTGAATGGTTACTGTCGGCCTGTGAGGGGTCTGGCACCTTCTCCTGACCTTAGGTGTCCCATGGAAAATCAGACAAGCTTGTTGGGTATGGCAATGTGCAGAAGATGGAGCCTCATGTCTGGATTGGATTACCTTATCAAATTTTTGGGGAAGTAGGAAGAAATTGTTAGAGAATTTAAGAGTAAAATGATTCTTTCTCAATGTTTTTTACATGTACAAATTTTTAGTAAAAACAGTTAAGAGAAAACGTAGAATTTTGGAtatgtattctttattttttactcTCACTAAGTTGCATTTGCTTAATTTTTgatatgtttaaataaataacgTATTAGAGTTAATCTCCTTTAATGTACAtggattaaattattttaaacaattgGCATTTAAGACATGTTCAGCAGGGTGTGGTACATAAAAGAATAGCTGCAGAAACATGGATATACTGCTCAGTTGCTTTCCAAATACTCCACTTCCATTTTAAGAAGTGTACCACTTGCTACTCTGCTTCAGAGCAAAACTTCAAAACATCACATGGATGTCACTAATGCAGATACATCTGCCTGATTTTGTAAACAGACTAGAACAATTACTTTCATTCCTGAGTTGTCTTCACTCCATCTATGAAAATTAACTAAGGAGCCAGGGGCAATACTTAGTAATATCAATTCTGTTAACTGTACCACTGTGGTAGCGAGGAAGAAGTGATATGGGAGTGACATGACCTCACAAGATGGTTTCTTTCCAGGGTGTGAGGTGCACTTTCTGGTAGACTGTAAAGTAGTATCAGATACTGAATGCTTATGCTGGGAACACTTGTCTTTTTCACCTAAAAGGAGATCTGCAGAGAATGctgcttattttcctgaaaaagacACAGCTTCCCAGGGAAAGGGAACTGTTGTTTTGAGAACCATTATAAAAATTTGTTCAAGATTTCCTGACTAGCTCATAAGCATTCAACTTGGACATAGAGTAGTGTCACAAAAATGTAGTTTCAGCAGCTAAAAACACgatgatttaaatgaaaaacatggaACTAATCTGTACTGTTTATCTCCCCTGTTCTTTGGGATAGTTAATATATGTCCATATtgaattactgaaatatttgctatacagatgaaaagcagcagaagaaagttATTCACACTACCTATGTAAGGCAAATAGCCTGGATGTCATTCAAGGCACTTGTGAGGAACCTAAGTTGATGCTGATGAAGAGAAATAGGCAAGTCAGAGAAGTTATCTCAGATGCTGAAAGTAAGTCCAAATGGGCCTGTGTGACTATTCCCCATTAAAAGCAATGGCAAAAAATTTCCACTGGCATACAGATGCAAGAATGGCAATTCTTGCGAGAGACAGTGAAAGAAGTTAATGAcaacatattttctttaaataaggatGTACAAATATCCAGAGACATTTATCCATAAGGAAGATCTAAAGATT
This window of the Dromaius novaehollandiae isolate bDroNov1 chromosome 5, bDroNov1.hap1, whole genome shotgun sequence genome carries:
- the DLK1 gene encoding protein delta homolog 1 isoform X1, which produces MGLRAAALVGCCCLLPLVLPAAPGMNCKTGCHPVNGFCEFPSECRCQPGWQGALCNQCVPFPGCVHGGCAKPWQCLCEEGWIGSLCDIDIHPCSAKPCTNNSTCIETGDGGYICLCTQGFTGKNCHLRKGPCIINGSPCQNGGTCVDDNGFAPHASCLCPAGFAGNFCEIDIDDCESSPCENGGTCTDIGVGFSCFCPHGYTGKLCSSRVIFCVSGPCENGGTCSELPQGGYECICKPEFVGATCKHPSKNTSLSGVNTETNTQNYNPPPKAHHKSVHQEHQVLKITMKETIQNADALLSKSQVICFIVLGLLTCLVVLGTTGIVFFSKCEMWLANAKYSHLLRKKKNFLLKSSNGENLSVNIIFPEKIKLTNYTKNYTAI
- the DLK1 gene encoding protein delta homolog 1 isoform X2, which gives rise to MNCKTGCHPVNGFCEFPSECRCQPGWQGALCNQCVPFPGCVHGGCAKPWQCLCEEGWIGSLCDIDIHPCSAKPCTNNSTCIETGDGGYICLCTQGFTGKNCHLRKGPCIINGSPCQNGGTCVDDNGFAPHASCLCPAGFAGNFCEIDIDDCESSPCENGGTCTDIGVGFSCFCPHGYTGKLCSSRVIFCVSGPCENGGTCSELPQGGYECICKPEFVGATCKHPSKNTSLSGVNTETNTQNYNPPPKAHHKSVHQEHQVLKITMKETIQNADALLSKSQVICFIVLGLLTCLVVLGTTGIVFFSKCEMWLANAKYSHLLRKKKNFLLKSSNGENLSVNIIFPEKIKLTNYTKNYTAI